One window from the genome of Buchnera aphidicola (Neophyllaphis podocarpi) encodes:
- the lysS gene encoding lysine--tRNA ligase: MKMIEKKINKNNNEFQVRLNKLQDIKRKGIAFPNNFKTSDNIYTIKKKYISESNEKLKKINKKFCIAGRIVNQRKIGQVTFLSLQDINGTIQIYIKKQVITKKIYDKEIKKLDLGDIIGVKGKLFKTITKELTIYCEKFQLLTKCLRSLPDKFHGLANKEIKYRKRYLDLITNRNICNIFKKRFLIIKSIRKFMDNNDFIEVETPMMQNIPGGAIANPFITYHKSLNINLYLRISPELSLKQLIIGGFNKIFEINRNFRNEGLSLRHNPEFTMMELYISYITYVEMMQFAENLLKYLVKKIFKKNKIKFKGYNIDFSKKFQILTMKESILKFYPKIKINDLKNKNEIIKIANYLDINVESNFTKERIILEIFEKKIENKLIEPTFITEYSLESSPLARTNDNNPNVADRFELFIGGMEIGNGFSELNDSEDQSNRFKKQYIEKYKNKNIEKQFYDKEYIKALEYGLPPTAGMGIGIDRIVMLLTNSYNIKDVILFPILKPIK; encoded by the coding sequence ATGAAAATGATAGAAAAAAAAATAAATAAAAACAATAATGAATTTCAAGTCAGGTTAAATAAATTACAAGATATAAAAAGAAAAGGTATAGCTTTTCCTAATAATTTTAAAACTAGTGATAATATTTATACAATAAAAAAAAAATATATATCTGAAAGTAATGAAAAATTAAAAAAAATAAATAAAAAATTTTGTATAGCAGGAAGAATAGTAAATCAAAGGAAAATAGGTCAAGTGACATTTCTTTCACTGCAAGATATAAATGGAACAATTCAGATATATATAAAAAAACAAGTAATAACCAAAAAAATTTATGATAAAGAAATAAAAAAATTAGATTTAGGAGATATAATTGGAGTTAAAGGTAAATTATTTAAAACTATAACTAAAGAACTTACTATCTATTGCGAAAAATTTCAACTTTTAACTAAATGTTTAAGATCTTTACCAGATAAATTTCATGGATTAGCTAATAAAGAAATAAAATATCGAAAAAGATATTTAGATCTTATAACTAATAGAAATATATGTAATATCTTTAAAAAAAGGTTTTTGATTATAAAATCAATTCGTAAATTTATGGATAATAATGATTTTATAGAAGTAGAAACTCCTATGATGCAAAATATTCCAGGAGGAGCTATAGCTAATCCTTTTATCACATATCATAAATCTTTAAATATAAATTTATATCTAAGAATATCACCAGAATTAAGTTTAAAACAATTAATTATAGGAGGATTTAATAAAATATTTGAAATAAATAGAAATTTTAGAAATGAAGGTTTATCTCTTCGTCATAATCCAGAGTTTACAATGATGGAATTATACATATCATATATCACATATGTTGAAATGATGCAATTTGCTGAAAATTTATTAAAATATTTAGTAAAAAAAATCTTTAAAAAAAATAAAATAAAATTTAAAGGATATAACATTGATTTTAGTAAAAAATTTCAAATATTAACAATGAAAGAGTCTATTTTAAAATTTTATCCAAAAATAAAAATAAATGACTTAAAAAATAAAAATGAAATTATAAAAATTGCTAATTATTTAGATATTAATGTAGAAAGTAACTTTACTAAAGAAAGAATTATATTGGAAATATTTGAAAAAAAAATAGAAAATAAATTAATAGAACCTACATTTATCACAGAATATTCATTAGAATCTTCTCCTCTTGCTAGAACAAATGATAACAATCCTAATGTAGCTGATAGATTTGAATTATTTATAGGAGGAATGGAAATAGGCAATGGTTTTTCAGAATTAAACGATTCTGAAGATCAAAGCAATAGATTCAAAAAACAATATATTGAAAAATATAAAAATAAAAATATAGAAAAACAATTCTACGATAAAGAATATATAAAAGCTCTTGAATATGGTCTGCCTCCTACTGCTGGTATGGGTATAGGTATAGATAGAATAGTTATGTTATTAACAAATAGCTATAATATAAAAGATGTTATATTATTTCCAATATTAAAACCAATAAAATAA
- the lysA gene encoding diaminopimelate decarboxylase — MKEINKKKFISNNKIISIMKKIKKPIWIYNEKKICEKIKELSNFDIVRYAQKACSNIHILSIMKENGLKVDAVSLGEIERALAAGYSTQNEDIVFTSDIFDINTLKKVLKLNITVNVGSIDMIHQIGETSPNHNIWIRINPRFGHGHSKKTNTGGENSKHGIWYIKEAKEAIKKYKLKLKGLHMHIGSGVDYKHLKKLCQSMVEQVKYLDQDINLISAGGGLPIPYKKNDKSINIKHYFKLWNNARKEIEKYLGHKIKLEIEPGRFLVAESGLLITQIRAIKKIKNRRFILVDAGFNDLMRPIMYGSYHHISIIPHNSRKIKKDELIETVVGGPLCESGDIFTQTELGDIETRLLPIAYPGDYLIFYDTGAYGASMSSNYNSRPLIPEFLLKKSNILFQIRRPQTIKELLMLERIKKIF; from the coding sequence ATGAAAGAAATAAATAAAAAAAAATTTATAAGTAATAATAAAATTATTAGTATAATGAAAAAGATAAAAAAACCTATATGGATATATAATGAAAAAAAAATATGTGAAAAAATTAAAGAACTAAGCAATTTTGATATAGTTAGATATGCACAAAAAGCATGTTCAAATATACATATATTATCTATAATGAAAGAAAATGGACTTAAAGTAGATGCAGTTTCTTTAGGTGAAATAGAAAGAGCTTTAGCTGCAGGTTACAGTACGCAAAACGAAGATATAGTTTTTACTTCTGATATTTTTGATATAAATACGCTAAAAAAAGTTTTAAAATTAAATATTACAGTTAATGTTGGTTCAATAGATATGATTCATCAAATAGGAGAAACATCACCAAATCATAATATTTGGATTAGAATTAACCCAAGATTTGGTCACGGACATAGCAAAAAAACCAATACTGGAGGAGAAAATAGCAAACATGGTATATGGTATATAAAAGAAGCTAAAGAAGCTATAAAAAAATATAAATTGAAATTAAAAGGTTTGCATATGCATATAGGTTCAGGAGTAGATTATAAGCACTTGAAAAAACTATGTCAATCAATGGTAGAACAGGTAAAATATTTAGATCAAGATATAAATTTAATATCAGCAGGAGGAGGATTACCTATTCCATATAAAAAAAATGATAAGTCTATCAACATAAAACACTACTTTAAATTATGGAATAATGCAAGAAAAGAAATAGAAAAATATTTAGGTCACAAAATAAAATTAGAAATAGAACCTGGGCGTTTTTTAGTAGCTGAGTCAGGTCTACTTATAACTCAAATTAGAGCAATAAAAAAAATAAAAAATAGAAGATTTATTTTAGTAGATGCAGGATTCAATGATTTAATGAGACCAATTATGTATGGAAGCTACCATCATATATCAATAATACCGCATAATAGTAGAAAAATAAAAAAAGATGAGTTAATTGAAACAGTAGTAGGAGGACCATTATGTGAATCAGGAGATATTTTCACACAAACAGAATTAGGAGATATTGAAACTCGTTTACTTCCAATTGCATATCCTGGAGATTATTTAATATTTTATGATACTGGAGCATATGGAGCTTCTATGTCATCAAATTATAATAGTAGACCATTAATTCCAGAATTTTTATTAAAAAAAAGTAATATATTATTTCAAATAAGAAGACCGCAAACTATAAAAGAATTATTAATGCTAGAAAGAATTAAAAAAATATTTTAG
- the lgt gene encoding prolipoprotein diacylglyceryl transferase, with translation MNFSLNFQLYNYVIFLTKNIPINWYGLMYIFIFLIYIVYGTKKSNIPNFFLTKKEIENLLFYGFLGMLVGGRIGYIILYNIKFFIINPIYIFKIWMGGMSFHGGLIGILISLLFFSYRTKKNFFYISDFITPLAPLGITLGRLGNFINGELWGRISVNNSFSILFPNSKYVDLKETIIHPQYKIFINKFGVIPRHPSQLYELLLEGIILFLLLNKMNKKNKNPGYISSLFLIFYGILRFICEYFREPDYQIKFIINYFTIGQILSFPMIILGIVTITKCYINSFIKKLK, from the coding sequence ATGAATTTTTCTTTAAACTTTCAGTTATATAATTATGTTATTTTTTTAACTAAAAATATACCTATAAATTGGTATGGATTAATGTATATTTTTATATTTTTAATATATATAGTGTATGGAACTAAAAAATCAAACATTCCAAATTTTTTTTTAACAAAAAAAGAAATAGAAAATTTGTTATTTTATGGTTTTTTAGGTATGCTAGTAGGAGGTAGAATAGGATATATAATATTATATAATATAAAATTTTTTATTATTAATCCTATTTATATATTCAAAATATGGATGGGAGGCATGTCATTTCACGGAGGATTAATAGGAATATTAATCTCATTGTTATTTTTTTCTTATAGAACTAAAAAAAACTTCTTTTATATTTCTGATTTTATTACCCCATTAGCACCATTAGGAATTACTTTAGGAAGATTAGGCAATTTTATAAATGGAGAGTTATGGGGAAGAATATCAGTTAATAATAGTTTTTCAATATTATTTCCTAATTCAAAATATGTAGATCTAAAAGAAACAATAATCCATCCCCAATATAAAATATTTATAAATAAATTCGGGGTAATTCCTAGACACCCATCTCAATTATATGAACTTTTATTAGAAGGAATAATTTTATTTTTATTACTAAATAAAATGAATAAAAAAAATAAAAATCCGGGATACATATCTTCACTGTTTTTAATATTTTATGGAATACTAAGATTTATATGTGAATATTTTAGAGAACCTGATTATCAAATTAAATTTATAATAAATTATTTTACAATAGGTCA